A section of the Candidatus Eisenbacteria bacterium genome encodes:
- a CDS encoding polysaccharide biosynthesis protein, with product MNVKRTPRLLLLTVVYTAFIHAAYIAALLLRFEGDVPARYWRGYLSIAPVYTAASLLAYHLSGLYQGLWRYASVITLFQILKGVTLSTLALVAITMFTSDALYPRSVIVMAWAGQLLLVGGVRFAWRLVRDRVLGPLPNRATRALVVGADTAAIHLIHEMRRRPAGAEVLAPVGFIDDDPGLAGHQIEGVKVQGTIADLPRVIVEQRAELVIVSDPTMPAKVVREIARFCGEAQIRIKTLPGLSDMNPGRPTLAQIRDVRIEDLLGRVPVHLDLQEVADFIRAKRVLVTGSGGSIGSELARQVAGFGPSELVLLDHAENGLYYVHNELVTQHPNLPLHPVVGNIQDPDGIEAAFKRFRPQVVFHAAAHKHVPLLEINPREAVFNNIVGTRVLVDAADRHGVEKFVLISTDKAVNPTSVMGASKRVCEMIGQSRSQSSTTRFVAVRFGNVLGSDGSVIPLFRRQLERGGPLTVTHPDARRYFMTIPEAVRLVLQAGAMGRGGEVYLLDMGEPVRILDLARQLIRLAGMREGEDVEIVFTGLRPGEKLYEELHSASELTRITRHQRILVWDLDARREEQLLMEIAGLERVARTGQPEEIKRVLQRLVPEYMEPTLVPYEHEPERPPVELPAVQEVRIEPRTDWREIVRQAVDTVTAGLLMVLSAPLWLAVWIEARLSRESDMMVRETRIGRTRRTSQRRRARAEATIDRRVSERRTLDLLGQPFECVRFRTDLGPMSRWLGRHGLDSAPFLLNVLRHDMTLVGPGPEKAELILRWKGVVPDYARRFSILPGVTGLAQVSECRDDDADGVVRRVHYDLYYVDNRSWLLDVRTMGRSFGVVLRRSRVDRPTLADTNGQAGGAPSTVKGVTQ from the coding sequence ATGAACGTCAAGAGAACCCCGCGACTCCTGCTGCTGACGGTGGTGTACACGGCATTCATTCATGCCGCGTACATCGCGGCTCTCCTGTTGCGGTTCGAAGGCGACGTGCCGGCTCGCTACTGGCGCGGCTACCTCTCCATTGCGCCGGTTTACACGGCGGCGTCACTTCTGGCGTACCACCTCTCGGGGCTCTACCAGGGGCTGTGGCGTTACGCCAGCGTGATCACGCTGTTCCAGATCCTCAAGGGCGTCACGCTCTCGACACTCGCGCTGGTGGCGATCACGATGTTCACTTCGGACGCCCTCTACCCGCGCAGCGTGATCGTCATGGCGTGGGCGGGCCAGCTCCTGCTGGTCGGCGGCGTTCGCTTCGCCTGGCGCCTGGTGAGAGACCGGGTGCTCGGTCCGCTGCCCAATCGCGCCACACGGGCTCTCGTCGTCGGCGCAGACACCGCCGCCATCCACCTGATCCACGAGATGCGCCGTCGTCCGGCGGGCGCCGAGGTGCTGGCGCCGGTGGGCTTCATCGACGACGACCCGGGCCTTGCCGGTCACCAGATCGAAGGGGTCAAGGTCCAGGGCACGATAGCGGACCTGCCGCGCGTCATCGTCGAGCAGCGCGCAGAGCTGGTGATCGTGTCGGATCCCACCATGCCGGCCAAGGTGGTCCGCGAGATCGCGCGCTTCTGCGGCGAGGCGCAGATTCGCATCAAGACCCTGCCGGGGCTCTCGGACATGAATCCCGGACGACCGACGCTCGCCCAGATTCGCGATGTCCGGATCGAGGACCTGCTGGGGCGCGTGCCGGTTCATCTCGATCTGCAGGAAGTCGCGGACTTCATCCGCGCCAAGCGAGTTCTCGTCACCGGGTCCGGCGGCTCGATTGGCTCCGAGCTGGCACGCCAGGTTGCGGGATTCGGGCCCAGTGAGCTGGTGCTGCTCGACCACGCCGAGAACGGGCTCTACTACGTTCACAACGAGCTGGTCACGCAGCATCCCAATCTGCCGCTCCATCCGGTGGTGGGCAACATCCAGGACCCTGACGGCATCGAGGCGGCATTCAAGCGCTTCCGGCCTCAGGTCGTGTTCCACGCCGCGGCGCACAAGCACGTTCCACTGCTCGAGATCAATCCGCGTGAGGCGGTGTTCAACAACATCGTCGGCACGCGCGTGCTGGTGGATGCCGCCGACCGGCACGGGGTGGAGAAGTTCGTGCTGATCTCGACCGACAAGGCCGTGAATCCCACCAGCGTCATGGGCGCGTCGAAGCGAGTGTGCGAAATGATCGGCCAGAGCCGGTCGCAGAGCAGCACCACGCGCTTCGTGGCGGTCCGCTTCGGCAACGTGCTTGGCAGCGATGGATCGGTGATCCCGCTCTTCCGCCGCCAGCTCGAGCGCGGTGGACCCCTCACGGTCACGCATCCCGACGCGCGGCGCTACTTCATGACGATTCCGGAAGCCGTGCGTCTCGTGCTCCAGGCGGGCGCCATGGGGCGCGGCGGCGAAGTGTATCTGCTCGACATGGGCGAGCCGGTCCGCATCCTCGACCTCGCGCGCCAGCTGATCCGCCTCGCGGGCATGCGCGAAGGGGAGGATGTCGAGATCGTGTTCACCGGCCTCCGGCCGGGAGAGAAGCTCTACGAAGAGCTGCACTCGGCAAGCGAGCTGACCCGGATCACCCGTCATCAGCGCATTCTGGTGTGGGACCTCGACGCCCGGCGCGAAGAGCAGCTTCTGATGGAGATCGCCGGTCTGGAGCGCGTGGCGCGCACCGGCCAGCCCGAAGAGATCAAGCGGGTGCTGCAACGGCTGGTCCCCGAGTACATGGAACCGACGCTGGTTCCTTACGAGCACGAGCCCGAGCGTCCTCCAGTCGAGCTGCCGGCGGTGCAGGAAGTGCGCATCGAGCCCCGCACCGACTGGCGCGAGATCGTGCGCCAGGCAGTCGACACGGTGACGGCGGGGTTGCTGATGGTGCTCTCGGCGCCGCTCTGGCTCGCGGTGTGGATCGAGGCTCGCTTGAGCCGCGAGAGCGACATGATGGTGCGCGAGACCCGAATCGGCCGCACGCGCCGCACGTCGCAGCGACGCAGGGCGCGCGCCGAGGCCACCATCGATCGCCGGGTGTCCGAGCGCCGCACGCTGGACCTCCTGGGCCAGCCGTTCGAGTGCGTTCGCTTCCGCACCGACCTGGGTCCGATGAGCCGCTGGCTCGGAAGGCATGGTCTGGACAGCGCCCCGTTCCTGCTCAACGTGTTGCGACACGACATGACGCTCGTCGGTCCAGGACCTGAAAAGGCCGAGCTGATCTTGCGGTGGAAGGGCGTTGTGCCCGACTATGCTCGGAGGTTCAGCATACTGCCCGGCGTGACCGGGTTGGCCCAGGTTTCCGAGTGCCGGGACGACGACGCGGACGGCGTGGTGCGACGGGTGCACTACGATCTCTACTACGTCGACAACCGTTCCTGGCTGCTGGACGTACGCACCATGGGACGCTCGTTCGGCGTCGTGCTTCGACGGTCGCGAGTCGATCGCCCGACTCTCGCAGACACGAATGGGCAGGCCGGCGGCGCGCCGTCGACCGTCAAAGGAGTGACGCAATGA
- a CDS encoding CHRD domain-containing protein, translating into MKRVSLVLVALALLLAASLRVADANKTHEATLTGAAEVGGGDPDGSGRALIGLSPSSRQICFTIDVSNIAPATAAHIHRGAAGADGPVVVALTAPTNGSSIGCVEVDAALLKEIMRNPGDFYVNVLNADYPDGAIRGQLTR; encoded by the coding sequence ATGAAACGCGTTTCCCTCGTCCTCGTCGCCTTGGCGCTACTCCTCGCCGCTAGCCTCCGGGTCGCCGACGCCAACAAGACCCACGAGGCCACTCTGACAGGCGCGGCGGAGGTGGGTGGCGGAGATCCCGATGGGTCCGGTCGTGCACTCATCGGCCTCAGCCCCAGCAGCAGGCAGATCTGCTTCACGATCGATGTCTCTAACATCGCCCCGGCGACGGCCGCTCATATCCACCGTGGAGCCGCAGGAGCCGACGGCCCGGTGGTCGTGGCTCTCACGGCCCCGACGAATGGCTCCTCGATCGGCTGCGTGGAGGTGGATGCGGCTCTGCTCAAGGAGATCATGAGGAACCCCGGGGACTTCTACGTGAACGTCCTCAACGCCGACTATCCCGACGGAGCCATCCGGGGGCAGCTGACTCGCTGA
- a CDS encoding O-antigen ligase family protein, with translation MTTEPRPSTPVVASELRSRARRQASELTSGLLVVGAGLVAILGVLFFVALDYRLDQDVHRLIKIAMALPVVLMVAMQPVMGLMVFPLFAPFLVWLPQLPLPGINTLNAMFIGVFGAWFVSRVFTRQPVYRRVWLGWAMLGVVAIMVVSLVRAIAAPPDGYDPVKAFILLFRNSTTFLPYFITVLMVRNPKDSRRIFWAVVVALIVESIATFWFGEWTAGNRAKGTMGQPNALGAYLSINTVLAASFLLAQRHWFAQLVAFTAVCMGAFAAVQTISRGALISVMLGLAYVSVRSSRLLTTLLVLAVLTAPVWVPESVKERVLSTQQQDEESDEVELEGSAQARIDTWKATMHLAEQHWLDGVGFGVLPYILIDTGKKMGLGHTHESTHNTFLRMLGEMGIPGLLAYVVLLAACWALGMSGVAHASDKYERQLAIGLQGAVLCVAINCWFGDRFYELDIMCGFWITCALVNDFVNRAKGERV, from the coding sequence ATGACGACCGAGCCGAGACCCTCCACGCCCGTCGTCGCCAGCGAGCTGCGTTCACGCGCGCGGCGCCAGGCATCCGAGCTCACGAGCGGCCTCCTGGTCGTGGGCGCCGGTCTGGTGGCGATCCTCGGCGTGCTCTTCTTCGTGGCGCTGGACTATCGCCTCGACCAGGACGTGCACCGACTGATCAAGATCGCGATGGCCCTCCCGGTCGTGCTGATGGTGGCGATGCAACCGGTGATGGGGCTGATGGTCTTCCCGCTCTTCGCGCCGTTCCTGGTGTGGCTGCCCCAGCTTCCATTGCCCGGCATCAACACCCTCAACGCCATGTTCATCGGCGTCTTCGGCGCATGGTTCGTCTCCCGGGTGTTCACGCGGCAGCCGGTTTATCGGCGCGTGTGGCTGGGCTGGGCCATGCTCGGGGTGGTGGCGATCATGGTCGTCTCACTCGTGCGCGCGATCGCCGCGCCGCCCGACGGGTACGACCCGGTCAAGGCGTTCATTCTGCTGTTCCGCAACTCGACCACCTTCCTTCCGTACTTCATCACCGTGCTCATGGTGCGGAATCCGAAGGATTCGAGGCGCATCTTCTGGGCCGTCGTCGTCGCGCTGATCGTCGAGAGCATCGCCACCTTCTGGTTCGGAGAATGGACGGCGGGGAATCGCGCGAAGGGCACGATGGGCCAGCCCAACGCGCTCGGCGCCTACCTCAGCATCAACACGGTGCTGGCCGCCTCGTTCCTGCTGGCGCAGCGCCACTGGTTCGCACAGCTGGTCGCGTTCACCGCCGTCTGCATGGGCGCGTTCGCCGCCGTCCAGACGATCTCCCGGGGCGCCTTGATCTCGGTCATGCTGGGCCTGGCCTATGTCTCGGTGCGCAGCTCGCGGCTGCTGACCACGCTGCTGGTGCTCGCCGTATTGACCGCTCCGGTGTGGGTTCCCGAGTCCGTGAAAGAGCGCGTGCTGTCCACGCAGCAGCAGGACGAGGAGTCCGACGAGGTGGAGCTCGAAGGCTCGGCGCAGGCGCGCATCGACACGTGGAAGGCGACCATGCACCTGGCCGAGCAGCATTGGCTGGACGGCGTCGGCTTCGGAGTGCTGCCGTACATCCTGATCGATACCGGAAAGAAGATGGGTCTCGGCCATACCCACGAGTCCACTCACAACACGTTCCTGCGGATGCTGGGCGAGATGGGAATTCCGGGCCTGCTCGCCTACGTCGTGCTGCTGGCGGCGTGCTGGGCGCTCGGCATGTCGGGCGTCGCGCACGCATCGGACAAGTACGAGCGACAGCTCGCCATCGGGCTCCAGGGAGCGGTGCTGTGCGTGGCGATCAATTGCTGGTTCGGCGACCGGTTCTACGAGCTCGACATCATGTGCGGGTTCTGGATCACGTGCGCGCTGGTGAACGACTTCGTCAACCGCGCCAAGGGAGAGCGCGTATGA
- a CDS encoding polysaccharide biosynthesis/export family protein, whose product MSRALRWLWVGLVLLAGPRLASAQEYVLGPEDVLAISIYLHPELERSVAIDAQGNITFPPIGNMKAAGLTPKALGDKIAERLATYLRQTTSVTVTVTQFLSQSVYVQGAVAKPGRYGFERMPGLIEMIGAAGGALPSAELSRVEIVRKEPNGGRRTLYANVAAAQRDGSPSSLPPLQPGDIITVAGGVGVGAAAGMSSDGVAVLGEVTRPGVYPMGAGSDLWTALAVAGGLTPRGNLAQVRIITREGQTHAVTTLNLKRSLDQGTYRPQLVKPGDVVYVMPTRTSKVAMAFGGLETILSITTDVLNLIVLEQLLDENNNP is encoded by the coding sequence ATGAGCCGTGCCTTGCGGTGGCTGTGGGTCGGTCTCGTTTTGTTGGCGGGGCCGCGGCTCGCGTCAGCACAGGAGTACGTCCTGGGGCCGGAGGACGTCCTCGCGATCTCGATCTATCTCCATCCCGAGCTCGAGCGATCGGTGGCCATCGACGCGCAAGGGAACATCACGTTCCCCCCGATCGGGAACATGAAGGCCGCGGGTCTGACCCCCAAGGCGCTGGGCGACAAGATCGCCGAGCGTCTGGCCACCTATCTCCGCCAGACCACGTCGGTGACCGTGACGGTCACTCAGTTCCTGAGCCAGAGCGTCTACGTCCAGGGAGCGGTCGCCAAGCCCGGGCGCTACGGATTCGAGCGCATGCCCGGATTGATCGAGATGATCGGGGCCGCCGGAGGAGCGTTGCCGAGCGCCGAGTTGTCGAGAGTCGAGATCGTGCGCAAGGAGCCGAATGGCGGCCGCCGCACCCTCTACGCGAACGTGGCCGCCGCGCAGCGCGACGGCAGTCCCTCCTCGTTGCCACCGCTCCAACCGGGCGACATCATCACCGTCGCGGGCGGCGTGGGCGTGGGCGCGGCAGCCGGCATGTCCTCGGATGGCGTCGCGGTTCTCGGCGAAGTGACTCGGCCGGGCGTGTATCCCATGGGCGCCGGATCGGATCTGTGGACCGCGCTGGCGGTCGCCGGCGGTCTCACGCCGCGCGGCAATCTGGCACAGGTGCGGATCATCACTCGCGAAGGGCAGACGCACGCGGTGACCACGCTCAACCTGAAGCGTTCCCTGGACCAGGGAACCTATCGGCCGCAGCTGGTGAAGCCCGGAGACGTCGTCTACGTCATGCCGACCCGCACCTCGAAGGTCGCGATGGCCTTCGGCGGCCTCGAAACGATCTTGTCCATTACCACCGATGTCCTCAACCTCATCGTTCTCGAGCAGCTGCTCGACGAGAACAACAACCCATGA
- a CDS encoding GNVR domain-containing protein yields the protein MSHDTRDSDHPLSPHFQGVPLHGGPPHGHGGPPHGGPPHGGPPHGPGGHHAPVDAREIVRILWRRKLLFLVPFALAFAAGLSGAFLLKPIYVSQVTLVLERPQQLSGQLGNIGGTVSPDAQADLMREQAKSSVFLRSVLTATGIRTDPDTREWALKFGKRVGKMTDDQVIDEFLIDRLRDGTMVKKGKGNVFQIMVEDGDPDRAQKLAAGVADQFVMFSKNRQLQAIQATQEFSSEQQSQAKARLEESERRLEAFQRSVVNNSQIGTTVGETNIARARTLLEQAQIELDDLTDRVGQLRSRLTGRIKERDPQMLTSTQTNALEAQMRSLERQVANAEVNETPMMNSNAGASVRLSIARKRADLEAEMSANASSALPTLPDDVRQDLVSYRVSQADLAAVESRRSWLQQQIRAYESNVVLGPDREIERQRLTQDVENSRQLYNSFLQQSTVSQIAEAFENAKVSGRFMVLEPATRPMAPAKPNRPVLILLAMIVGSVVGVGTVLLVEHHDESVKNAEEVESVIGLPVLAAIPRVPELERARRRARTGGGTVAGMPAPRDHGLLHRLKVESPLGLEFRRAYLKLKTRTRTLPRSLLVTSSTRGEGKTTTTACLAITLARELREKVLLVDFDLRSPAMHRALGLPSSSWGLAQILGQRHFDERFIRATVLPNLEFLPAGRSERPAAELIEDHAVEWFIQEATRRYPMVIIDSAPNLAVPDPLILGRVVEGVLYVIKAGSTVRKAAGYGVKVQRESRDNLLGVLINDAGEILPHYYGYRANYYGYTTTEASGADH from the coding sequence ATGAGCCACGACACGCGCGACTCCGACCACCCGCTGAGCCCTCACTTCCAGGGCGTGCCGCTCCACGGCGGTCCTCCTCATGGCCACGGCGGGCCTCCCCACGGTGGACCTCCGCATGGAGGACCTCCGCACGGTCCTGGAGGCCATCATGCGCCGGTGGACGCGCGCGAAATCGTCCGAATCCTGTGGCGCAGGAAGCTGCTGTTCCTGGTGCCCTTCGCGCTCGCCTTCGCGGCGGGGTTGTCCGGCGCCTTCCTGCTCAAGCCCATCTACGTCAGCCAGGTCACCCTGGTGCTCGAGCGGCCGCAGCAGCTGTCCGGCCAGCTGGGGAATATCGGCGGCACGGTCAGCCCCGACGCGCAAGCGGATCTCATGCGCGAGCAGGCGAAGAGCAGCGTGTTCCTGAGAAGCGTGCTCACCGCGACGGGGATTCGCACGGATCCCGACACCCGCGAGTGGGCGCTCAAGTTCGGAAAGCGCGTGGGCAAGATGACCGACGACCAGGTCATCGACGAGTTCCTGATCGATAGGCTGCGCGATGGCACCATGGTCAAGAAGGGCAAGGGCAACGTCTTCCAGATCATGGTCGAGGATGGAGACCCCGATCGCGCGCAGAAGCTCGCCGCCGGAGTCGCCGACCAGTTCGTGATGTTCTCCAAGAACCGGCAGCTTCAGGCCATCCAGGCGACTCAGGAGTTCAGCAGCGAGCAGCAGTCGCAGGCCAAGGCTCGCCTCGAGGAGAGCGAGCGCCGGCTGGAGGCCTTCCAGCGCAGCGTGGTGAACAACAGCCAGATCGGCACCACGGTGGGCGAGACCAACATCGCTCGCGCGCGCACGCTGCTCGAGCAGGCGCAGATCGAGCTGGACGATCTCACCGACCGCGTGGGCCAGCTTCGGAGCCGGCTCACAGGCCGGATCAAGGAGCGCGACCCGCAGATGCTGACCAGCACGCAGACCAACGCGCTCGAGGCGCAGATGCGCTCGCTGGAACGCCAGGTCGCCAACGCCGAGGTCAACGAGACGCCGATGATGAACTCGAACGCCGGCGCGAGTGTCCGCTTGTCGATCGCCCGCAAGCGCGCAGACCTCGAGGCGGAGATGTCGGCCAACGCCAGCAGCGCGCTGCCGACCTTGCCCGACGACGTGCGGCAGGACCTGGTGTCCTATCGGGTCTCGCAGGCCGACCTCGCGGCGGTGGAATCACGGCGCTCGTGGCTGCAGCAGCAGATCCGTGCTTACGAGAGCAACGTCGTGTTGGGGCCGGATCGTGAGATCGAGCGCCAGCGCCTCACGCAAGACGTCGAGAACAGCCGCCAGCTCTACAATTCGTTCCTCCAGCAGTCGACGGTCTCGCAGATCGCGGAGGCATTCGAGAATGCCAAGGTCAGCGGCCGCTTCATGGTCCTCGAGCCCGCGACGCGCCCGATGGCGCCGGCCAAGCCCAACCGTCCGGTGCTGATCCTGCTGGCCATGATCGTGGGGTCGGTGGTCGGCGTGGGCACGGTGCTGCTGGTCGAGCACCACGACGAGTCGGTGAAGAACGCGGAAGAGGTCGAGAGCGTGATCGGCCTGCCGGTTCTCGCAGCGATCCCGCGGGTCCCCGAGCTGGAGCGCGCTCGTCGCCGCGCCCGCACCGGAGGAGGGACCGTGGCCGGAATGCCGGCGCCGCGCGATCACGGACTGCTCCACCGTCTCAAGGTCGAGAGTCCGCTGGGCCTCGAGTTCCGCCGTGCCTATCTGAAGCTCAAGACGAGAACTCGCACGCTGCCCCGATCGTTGCTGGTGACGAGCTCCACGCGCGGGGAGGGGAAGACCACGACCACCGCGTGCCTGGCGATCACCCTGGCGCGCGAGCTCCGCGAGAAGGTGTTGCTCGTGGACTTCGACCTGCGCAGCCCGGCGATGCACCGCGCGCTCGGACTGCCGAGCAGCAGCTGGGGCCTGGCGCAAATCCTGGGACAGAGGCATTTCGACGAGCGCTTCATTCGCGCCACGGTGCTTCCCAACCTCGAATTCCTTCCGGCCGGCCGCAGCGAGCGTCCCGCAGCCGAGCTGATCGAAGACCACGCCGTGGAGTGGTTCATCCAGGAGGCCACGCGACGCTACCCCATGGTGATCATCGATTCGGCCCCGAATCTGGCGGTTCCCGATCCGCTCATTCTGGGGCGAGTGGTGGAGGGGGTTCTCTACGTGATCAAGGCCGGCAGCACCGTCCGCAAGGCGGCAGGGTACGGGGTCAAGGTGCAGCGTGAGTCCCGTGACAATCTGCTGGGCGTGCTGATCAACGACGCCGGCGAGATCCTCCCTCACTACTATGGATACCGCGCGAACTACTACGGATACACCACCACCGAGGCGAGCGGAGCCGACCACTAG
- a CDS encoding glycosyltransferase family A protein translates to MPRTPRPFEVSVVIPSHDGLPLVLDAIDSALSQTLPPAEIVLVDDGSRDGTAEAIAERFGSHPEMKVLRGQFGSAAAARNAGWRAATSPWIAFLDADDVWFPEKLATAATALDTFPVAGWFFSDGTFKPIHGAEWRSWLAAYAEVPEPYVGRPIAELLEVNFVLTSAVVVRRDLLEAVGGFDASMSHAEDIDLWIRLAKRSPVTIGARPLVHYRHQVSGLTRQTTRRLMGDVELFRRLSRDPELAPSLRRRARRREALAHFKLGFGALRSGDRRGTWSRIPKAWMFPERALAVMALAVASVLPDSVLRLLAARRVGAHEAAQRAFSLSRVALRSDPALLSAPRQVSP, encoded by the coding sequence ATGCCTCGCACTCCCCGGCCTTTCGAAGTTTCCGTGGTCATTCCCAGCCACGACGGCCTGCCGCTGGTCCTCGATGCCATCGACTCGGCGCTGTCGCAGACACTGCCGCCGGCGGAGATCGTGCTGGTGGATGACGGCAGCCGCGACGGCACGGCCGAGGCCATCGCCGAGCGCTTCGGCAGCCACCCGGAGATGAAGGTGCTGCGCGGGCAGTTCGGCAGCGCGGCCGCGGCGCGAAACGCCGGCTGGCGCGCCGCGACGTCTCCGTGGATCGCGTTCCTCGATGCCGACGACGTGTGGTTTCCGGAGAAGCTCGCCACCGCGGCCACGGCGCTCGACACCTTTCCGGTCGCCGGATGGTTCTTCAGCGACGGCACCTTCAAGCCAATCCACGGCGCCGAGTGGCGCTCGTGGCTGGCGGCGTACGCGGAGGTCCCCGAGCCCTACGTGGGCCGGCCGATCGCCGAGCTGCTCGAGGTCAACTTCGTCCTCACCTCGGCGGTGGTGGTGAGGCGCGACCTGCTGGAAGCCGTCGGCGGTTTCGACGCCAGCATGAGCCACGCCGAGGACATCGATCTCTGGATCCGTCTGGCGAAGCGCTCCCCGGTCACCATCGGCGCGCGTCCGCTGGTGCACTACCGGCATCAGGTAAGCGGTCTCACGCGGCAGACCACGCGTAGGCTGATGGGAGACGTCGAGCTGTTCCGGCGTCTCTCTCGAGACCCTGAGCTTGCGCCGTCGTTGCGTCGTCGCGCGCGCCGCCGGGAAGCGCTGGCCCACTTCAAGCTGGGCTTTGGAGCGCTGCGATCCGGCGACCGGCGCGGCACGTGGTCGCGCATCCCGAAGGCATGGATGTTCCCGGAGCGCGCGCTGGCCGTCATGGCGCTGGCGGTGGCCAGCGTGCTTCCCGACAGCGTGCTGCGCCTCCTCGCCGCCCGGCGCGTGGGGGCCCACGAAGCCGCGCAGCGCGCGTTCTCCCTCTCACGGGTGGCGCTGCGCTCGGATCCTGCGCTGCTCTCGGCGCCGCGGCAGGTGTCGCCATGA
- a CDS encoding oligosaccharide flippase family protein yields MTAADPGAPGAQSGPPIPDNDAQRTVRVARNAVSNYVKFFGFGVVSFLLTPLMVGVLGKDGYGLWVTLFALTGYFGLVDQGLRPSLVRYVSKERAANDHDALSRTMTSALLLYTLAGLVVLAGTLVVAQGFPQWVHLQPHQVEDARSTILLAGVSLAIGFPFGVFGAALSGLQRYDVANALGLVVLVVRAVAFAIALNMGAGLVELAWIALASNLLGHLMSMIAVRRLMPEARFGRRFIDRAHLRRIGSYSSYAFVAAVAASLAFKTDALVITAFLGTALVTPFAIAAGLIDNARTLVTSATWVLTPTASELDTLGEKAKLHTMLVHATKVSVLICWPALFALMLFGDNLIATWMPKESFPDAARVLVILAIPTLVALPQSAATSLLFGVSRHRGVVLLALLNSVLNLGLSILWVRSLKLDGVALGTAVPLFLIGGVATAIYAVRALEMPFGRYAWEGFAKPGLASLAFLAPAIAIQSIWHPMGWGPLLSAMTVSWLIFAAFTWRFGFTRSERARWEHAAPRVFGLRRSPRAAEAGS; encoded by the coding sequence ATGACCGCCGCGGATCCGGGAGCGCCCGGCGCCCAGAGCGGGCCGCCGATTCCCGACAACGACGCGCAGCGCACCGTTCGAGTCGCACGCAACGCGGTCAGCAACTACGTCAAGTTCTTCGGATTTGGCGTGGTGAGCTTTCTGCTCACGCCCCTCATGGTCGGCGTCCTCGGCAAGGATGGCTACGGGCTCTGGGTCACCCTGTTCGCCCTGACCGGCTACTTTGGCCTGGTCGACCAGGGGCTGCGCCCCTCGCTGGTCCGCTACGTTTCCAAGGAGCGCGCCGCCAACGACCACGATGCGCTGTCGCGCACCATGACCAGTGCGCTGCTGCTCTACACCCTGGCCGGTCTGGTGGTGCTGGCGGGGACGCTCGTCGTCGCTCAGGGATTCCCGCAGTGGGTGCATCTGCAGCCGCACCAGGTCGAGGACGCCCGGTCCACGATCCTGCTGGCCGGAGTTTCGCTGGCCATCGGTTTCCCGTTCGGCGTTTTCGGCGCCGCGCTGTCCGGTCTCCAGCGCTACGACGTGGCCAACGCCCTCGGCCTGGTGGTGCTGGTGGTTCGCGCGGTCGCTTTCGCGATCGCGCTCAACATGGGAGCGGGCCTGGTGGAGTTGGCGTGGATTGCGCTCGCCAGCAACCTGCTGGGTCACCTGATGTCGATGATTGCCGTCCGGCGCCTGATGCCCGAAGCGCGCTTCGGCCGGCGCTTTATCGATCGCGCGCACCTGCGCCGCATCGGCTCCTACAGCAGCTACGCCTTCGTCGCCGCGGTGGCGGCGAGTCTCGCATTCAAGACCGATGCGCTCGTGATCACCGCATTCCTCGGCACGGCGCTGGTCACCCCGTTCGCCATCGCCGCCGGTCTGATCGACAACGCGCGCACGCTCGTCACCTCGGCGACCTGGGTGCTGACTCCGACGGCCAGCGAGCTCGACACGCTCGGCGAAAAAGCCAAGCTCCACACCATGTTGGTCCACGCCACCAAGGTGTCCGTCCTGATCTGCTGGCCGGCGTTGTTCGCCTTGATGCTGTTCGGGGACAACCTGATCGCGACCTGGATGCCGAAAGAGTCGTTTCCCGACGCCGCGCGCGTGCTCGTGATTCTCGCGATCCCCACGCTGGTCGCGTTGCCCCAGTCCGCCGCCACATCGCTGTTGTTTGGGGTCAGCCGTCACCGCGGCGTCGTACTCCTGGCGCTGCTCAATTCCGTGCTCAACCTGGGCCTTTCGATCCTGTGGGTGAGGAGCCTGAAGCTGGATGGAGTGGCGCTCGGCACCGCGGTGCCGCTCTTCCTCATTGGCGGTGTCGCCACCGCCATCTACGCGGTGCGCGCGCTCGAGATGCCGTTCGGTCGTTACGCCTGGGAGGGCTTCGCCAAGCCCGGACTCGCGAGCCTCGCGTTCCTGGCGCCGGCGATCGCGATTCAGTCGATCTGGCATCCCATGGGATGGGGGCCGCTGCTGTCGGCCATGACCGTGTCATGGCTGATCTTCGCCGCCTTCACCTGGCGCTTCGGCTTCACGCGCTCCGAGCGCGCGCGGTGGGAACACGCCGCCCCGCGGGTGTTCGGTCTTCGCCGCTCGCCCCGTGCCGCGGAGGCCGGTTCATGA